Proteins found in one Choloepus didactylus isolate mChoDid1 chromosome 3, mChoDid1.pri, whole genome shotgun sequence genomic segment:
- the LOC119528973 gene encoding LOW QUALITY PROTEIN: coiled-coil domain-containing protein 121-like (The sequence of the model RefSeq protein was modified relative to this genomic sequence to represent the inferred CDS: inserted 2 bases in 1 codon), whose product MRRVSFTFGPQEAGSRAAGGLAARAFSGAEEVKELKAGRAQIGAGSDSWGRWEAPRRAEHRTEKLRKLSTLGCCPDLSQAPDTSARPSAIAVSEXFAESPRRPSSRPYLGLINGFFKEENVIKPEMTLKEKTLVAVKELKEQMIQTQIQQEQLLEDNMHLRTEKTVVQAENKFFLEYLANKTEEFKRQPEKLWNNFLQKSGEIEQRRQESASKYAKRISVLKAELLQKEKIQFNLKQQLKAMRNISITKEKQQAEVQTLQNAKKKAQTEAAAKIEETKTQLLQEKALLDKQLSEPDMRELGKKNKREIKRKSQALEWTTKQYTLEFYRGINRENDQLQKERLQLLHQCQELEASQSQLKNRKQQLQQEQWYLEGLIRGRQRMHRRHNWCLNGQGTAKINPK is encoded by the exons ATGAGGAGAGTGAGTTTTACTTTCGGCCCCCAAGAAGCGGGGAGCAGAGCCGCGGGAGGACTGGCTGCCAGGGCTTTTTCGGGAGCCGAGGAGGTTAAAGAACTGAAGGCCGGACGGGCCCAGATTGGGGCGGGAAGCGACTCCTGGGGTCGCTGGGAAGCGCCGAGACGCGCTGAACACAGAACAGAGAAACTGCGAAAACTTTCCACACTTGGATGCTGTCCCGACCTGTCGCAAGCCCCTGACACTAGCGCTCGCCCCTCGGCAATCGCCGTCAGTGA GTTTGCTGAGAGCCCCAGAAGGCCTTCTTCAAGACCTTATCTTGGTCTAATAAATGGTTTTTTCAAGGAAGAGAATGTAATAAAGCCCGAGATGACGCTTAAAGAGAAGACACTGGTGGCAGTGAAGGAGTTGAAGGAGCAAATGATACAGACTCAAATCCAGCAGGAACAGCTCCTGGAGGATAACATGCATCTACGCACTGAAAAGACAGTTGTCCAGGCTGaaaacaaattctttctggaataCCTGGCCAACAAAACTGAAGAATTTAAAAGGCAACCTGAGAAGCTGTGGAACAACTTTTTACAAAAAAGCGGGGAGATTGAACAACGTAGGCAAGAATCAGCGTCCAAATATGCAAAACGAATTTCAGTGCTTAAAGCCGAGCTCTTGCAGAAGGAAAAGATCCAATTCAATCTGAAGCAGCAGTTGAAGGCAATGAGGAACATTTCgataacaaaggaaaaacagcagGCGGAAGTGCAGACATTGCAGAACGcaaaaaagaaagcccaaacTGAGGCAGCAGCAAAGATAGAGGAAACAAAGACCCAGTTGCTCCAAGAAAAAGCATTACTGGACAAACAATTGAGTGAGCCAGACATGAGGGagttgggaaagaaaaataaaagggagatTAAGAGGAAAAGTCAGGCCTTGGAATGGACAACAAAGCAGTATACTCTTGAGTTCTACCGTGGCATTAACAGAGAGAATGACCAGTTACAGAAGGAAAGACTGCAGCTCCTTCATCAATGTCAGGAATTGGAGGCTTCTCAAAGCCAGTTAAAAAATAGgaagcagcagctgcagcaggaaCAGTGGTATCTGGAGGGTTTAATCCGGGGGAGGCAACGAATGCATAGAAGGCATAATTGGTGCCTAAATGGACAGGGTACTGCAAAGATTAACCCAAAATAA